A window of the Streptomyces sp. NBC_00454 genome harbors these coding sequences:
- a CDS encoding ABC transporter ATP-binding protein → MAEIRFRQTSLTYPGADRPTVESLDLDIADGEFLVLVGPSGCGKSTTLRMLAGLEEVTSGSISIGGRDVTHLPPKDRDISMVFQNYALYPHMSVAQNMGFALKIAKVDKDTIRKKVEEAAKILDLTEYLDRKPKALSGGQRQRVAMGRAIVREPQAFLMDEPLSNLDAKLRVQTRAEIANLQRRLGTTTVYVTHDQVEAMTMGDRVAVLADGILQQCDSPRTMYDRPANKFVAGFIGSPAMNLLTVPLHEDGIRFGGSTVKISRAAREAAGGNTVTLGIRPEHLDFHAAHSDQGLPVTFYSVEELGADGFAYGDLDLGDGDTQPLTVRTYGREEGLRGKTIRVIPRQDDLHLFHETTGERLPD, encoded by the coding sequence ATGGCTGAGATCAGGTTCCGGCAGACGAGCCTCACCTACCCCGGCGCCGACCGACCCACGGTCGAGTCGCTGGACCTCGACATCGCGGACGGGGAGTTCCTCGTCCTCGTCGGCCCGTCGGGCTGCGGAAAGTCCACCACCCTGCGGATGCTGGCCGGGCTCGAAGAGGTCACGTCCGGCTCCATCTCCATCGGCGGCCGCGATGTCACGCACCTGCCGCCCAAGGACCGGGACATCTCGATGGTGTTCCAGAACTACGCGCTCTACCCCCACATGTCGGTCGCTCAGAACATGGGCTTCGCCCTGAAGATCGCCAAGGTGGACAAGGACACCATCCGCAAGAAGGTCGAGGAGGCGGCGAAGATCCTCGACCTCACCGAGTACCTCGACCGCAAGCCCAAGGCCCTCTCCGGCGGCCAGCGCCAGCGCGTCGCCATGGGCCGCGCGATCGTCCGCGAGCCCCAGGCCTTCCTGATGGACGAGCCGCTCTCCAACCTGGACGCCAAGCTCCGCGTACAGACCCGGGCCGAGATCGCCAACCTCCAGCGGCGGCTGGGCACCACCACGGTCTACGTCACCCACGACCAGGTCGAGGCCATGACGATGGGCGACCGCGTCGCGGTCCTCGCGGACGGCATCCTCCAGCAGTGCGACTCCCCGCGCACGATGTACGACCGCCCGGCGAACAAGTTCGTGGCCGGGTTCATCGGCTCCCCCGCGATGAACCTGCTGACCGTGCCGCTGCACGAGGACGGCATCCGCTTCGGAGGCTCCACCGTCAAGATCAGCCGGGCGGCCCGCGAGGCGGCCGGCGGAAACACCGTCACCCTGGGCATCCGCCCCGAGCACCTGGACTTCCACGCCGCACACAGCGACCAGGGCCTGCCCGTCACCTTCTACTCGGTGGAGGAACTCGGCGCGGACGGCTTCGCGTACGGCGACCTCGACCTGGGCGACGGCGACACCCAGCCCCTGACCGTACGGACGTACGGCCGCGAAGAGGGCCTGCGCGGCAAGACCATCCGTGTCATCCCCCGCCAGGACGACCTGCACCTCTTCCACGAAACCACGGGCGAGCGCCTCCCGGACTGA
- a CDS encoding universal stress protein produces the protein MQTHTADPVTTPPVLAAVDGSEHSLRTLDWAVEAARARGAELHVVHVRPDHPRVAAPGEALVRPPVWDTDPVLALVRAHLAGREDLPPLNYVSRDGTPAVTLTELAAGAQLLVMGSRGLGGFASLLLGSNSRVCAAQAPCPVMVVPHAARLAAEDGSADSGERRVVLGLAPDETTEDVVDFAFAEARRRGAALQVVSTHLVPLSSLTLVGSLVAERGGGLPPGIPGGEATEAARELAENQRTRLQPFLTRHYPDVTVEAVVAPGDPAGRLVTASQRADLIVVGRHRRRLRAGSLLMGSVSNAVLLHALCPVAVVPVRAEDPPVTTPGSGRGQGAG, from the coding sequence ATGCAGACGCACACGGCCGATCCCGTCACCACCCCACCCGTCCTGGCTGCGGTGGACGGCTCGGAGCACAGCCTGAGGACCCTGGACTGGGCCGTCGAAGCAGCCCGCGCCCGCGGAGCCGAGCTCCACGTCGTGCACGTGCGACCGGACCACCCCCGGGTGGCGGCCCCGGGCGAAGCCCTGGTGCGGCCACCCGTGTGGGACACCGATCCGGTACTGGCACTGGTACGGGCCCACTTGGCCGGCCGGGAGGACCTCCCGCCGCTCAACTACGTCTCCCGGGACGGGACACCGGCCGTGACCCTGACCGAACTCGCCGCGGGCGCGCAGCTGCTGGTCATGGGATCGCGCGGACTCGGTGGCTTCGCCAGCCTGTTGCTCGGTTCCAACAGCCGGGTGTGCGCGGCCCAGGCGCCCTGCCCGGTGATGGTCGTCCCGCACGCGGCGCGGCTCGCCGCGGAGGACGGCTCTGCCGATTCCGGCGAGCGCCGGGTGGTGCTGGGGCTGGCCCCCGACGAAACCACCGAGGACGTGGTCGACTTCGCCTTCGCCGAGGCCCGCCGCCGGGGCGCGGCGCTCCAGGTGGTCTCCACCCACCTGGTGCCGCTCTCCTCGCTCACCCTGGTCGGCTCCCTCGTCGCGGAGCGCGGCGGCGGCCTTCCGCCGGGCATCCCCGGCGGCGAGGCCACCGAAGCGGCCCGGGAACTCGCCGAGAACCAGCGCACCCGGCTCCAGCCGTTCCTCACCCGGCACTACCCCGACGTCACCGTCGAAGCGGTGGTCGCCCCGGGCGATCCCGCGGGCCGTCTGGTCACCGCCTCACAGCGGGCGGACCTGATCGTGGTGGGCCGCCACCGGCGCCGTCTGCGGGCGGGCTCCCTCCTGATGGGCTCGGTGTCCAACGCCGTTCTGCTGCACGCGCTGTGCCCGGTGGCGGTGGTCCCCGTACGCGCGGAGGACCCGCCGGTCACCACCCCCGGGAGCGGGCGGGGTCAGGGCGCCGGATAG
- a CDS encoding universal stress protein, translated as MSQNTEPLIVVGVDGSNHSKQALRWAVGQAKAIGGRVHAVMSWEWNTNPFGVSTTEQDELVHAEDAARQKLADTVAEAVGTSPGVPVFRRVEQGSPAQVLVEASKEAALTVVGTRGYGGIKGALLGSVSQQVVQYAASTVVVVREDASA; from the coding sequence GTGAGCCAGAACACCGAGCCCCTGATCGTCGTCGGCGTGGACGGTTCGAACCACTCCAAGCAGGCCCTGCGCTGGGCGGTCGGCCAGGCCAAGGCCATCGGCGGCCGGGTGCACGCCGTCATGAGCTGGGAATGGAACACGAACCCCTTCGGCGTCAGCACCACGGAGCAGGACGAGCTGGTGCACGCCGAGGACGCCGCCCGGCAGAAGCTCGCCGACACGGTGGCGGAGGCGGTCGGCACGTCCCCGGGCGTTCCGGTCTTCCGCCGGGTGGAGCAGGGCTCGCCCGCGCAGGTGCTGGTCGAGGCCTCGAAGGAGGCGGCGCTGACGGTCGTCGGCACCCGCGGCTACGGCGGTATCAAGGGCGCGCTGCTCGGTTCGGTGAGCCAGCAGGTGGTTCAGTACGCGGCGAGCACGGTCGTCGTGGTCCGCGAGGACGCCTCCGCCTGA
- a CDS encoding sugar ABC transporter substrate-binding protein: MTRKNVTRYAITTLVAGTFFATSACGMSGGAGDVKEGEKTGKVAGQITFRTLQLKPMFTSYIQGVIDAFEKQYPDAKVKWEDVPGDGYNEKIVADAQAGALPDVVNLSTDSFQLLGDRGMLADVAKLDPEVAKEYVPGAWEQFKLPGKGDSVFAYPWYVTPEILTYNRDLFEKAGLDPAKPPTSVEQFFDYAEQIAAKSGGKYSAFMADPKGRLPGDWQKMGVPILNEKQDQFTFDTDKAVAWVERMKDLYAKGAMPKESLLKQDDISQLYGGGKLVFGPGSPGFVKDIKQNAPQIYAETVVANAVTGKLGHIGIYAQSLGIKKDTKHMDAATEFAKWVTNGPNQVEFSKKATIYPSNAIGLADPHFSDKGDGKDAETLARAVGAEQLKSAALDANTPVQWTNQVGDAVVREMQKAIKGEQDARTAVKKAQEEANKLLAKTAQK, encoded by the coding sequence ATGACCCGTAAGAACGTGACCCGTTATGCCATCACCACGCTCGTGGCCGGCACTTTCTTCGCGACCTCCGCATGCGGCATGAGTGGTGGCGCCGGGGACGTGAAGGAGGGGGAGAAGACCGGCAAAGTGGCCGGTCAGATCACGTTCCGCACCCTCCAGCTGAAGCCCATGTTCACCTCGTACATCCAGGGCGTCATCGATGCGTTCGAGAAGCAGTACCCGGACGCGAAGGTCAAGTGGGAGGACGTGCCGGGGGACGGCTACAACGAGAAGATCGTCGCCGACGCGCAGGCCGGGGCCCTGCCCGACGTGGTCAACCTCTCCACCGACTCCTTCCAGCTCCTCGGCGACCGCGGAATGCTGGCCGACGTCGCCAAACTCGACCCCGAGGTCGCCAAGGAGTACGTCCCGGGCGCCTGGGAGCAGTTCAAGCTGCCGGGCAAGGGCGACAGCGTGTTCGCGTACCCCTGGTACGTGACCCCGGAGATCCTCACCTACAACAGGGACCTCTTCGAGAAGGCCGGTCTCGATCCGGCGAAGCCGCCGACCAGCGTCGAGCAGTTCTTCGACTACGCCGAGCAGATCGCCGCCAAGTCCGGTGGCAAGTACTCCGCCTTCATGGCCGACCCCAAGGGTCGGCTGCCCGGGGACTGGCAGAAGATGGGCGTGCCGATCCTGAACGAGAAGCAGGACCAGTTCACCTTCGACACCGACAAGGCCGTCGCGTGGGTCGAGCGGATGAAGGACCTGTACGCCAAGGGCGCCATGCCCAAGGAGTCCCTGCTGAAGCAGGACGACATCAGCCAGCTCTACGGCGGCGGCAAGCTCGTCTTCGGCCCCGGTTCCCCGGGCTTCGTCAAGGACATCAAGCAGAACGCCCCGCAGATCTACGCCGAGACCGTGGTCGCGAACGCCGTCACCGGGAAGCTCGGCCACATCGGCATCTACGCCCAGTCGCTCGGCATCAAGAAGGACACCAAGCACATGGACGCGGCGACCGAGTTCGCCAAGTGGGTCACCAACGGGCCCAACCAGGTGGAGTTCTCCAAGAAGGCCACCATCTACCCGTCGAACGCCATCGGCCTGGCCGACCCGCACTTCTCCGACAAGGGCGACGGCAAGGACGCGGAGACGCTGGCCCGGGCGGTCGGTGCCGAGCAGTTGAAGAGCGCCGCGCTCGACGCCAACACCCCGGTCCAGTGGACCAATCAGGTCGGAGATGCGGTCGTGCGCGAGATGCAGAAGGCCATCAAGGGCGAGCAGGACGCCAGGACCGCGGTGAAGAAGGCCCAGGAGGAGGCCAACAAGCTGCTCGCGAAGACGGCCCAGAAGTGA
- a CDS encoding AAA family ATPase, with protein sequence MIGPTGSEAFEGDDRQYSPTRLDGWLEVVNGPDRVQPERLSRAQMADLSPRDLVRYHDGRHVWHANIGPIKTPQLLELHESLFEIVGANRQDGSKAKPAALLDAYPGIGKSTAAMDFGREFYRQQVLLRGETTAAGHRRVPLIYVALSGNTQIRGLNAAICRFYKLPVTGDADTLAERAVDAVLTMRTSAFVIDDIHFLAAGVSNSARMVNQLKFLSNTFPVTLIYVGVGVRERGILSEGQSLRKSLHAQFGRRTTPLTLLPFQVEDEQGRQDFRTVLLTIEKQLVLADKYPGMLADDLADYFWARSSGHFASLMALINRGCYRAIRTGRECLDAELMDQVENDAAAEEARLDLQAAIEGGLLSCRPQSVIGRKSA encoded by the coding sequence GTGATCGGGCCGACGGGGAGCGAGGCCTTCGAAGGTGATGACCGCCAGTACTCGCCCACGCGCCTGGACGGCTGGCTGGAGGTGGTCAACGGTCCGGACCGCGTCCAGCCGGAGCGGTTGTCGCGTGCCCAGATGGCCGACCTGTCCCCGCGAGATCTGGTGCGTTACCACGACGGCCGACACGTGTGGCACGCCAACATCGGTCCGATCAAGACGCCGCAGCTCCTGGAGCTCCACGAGAGCCTGTTCGAGATTGTGGGCGCGAACCGTCAGGATGGGTCCAAGGCCAAGCCTGCGGCCCTGCTGGACGCTTATCCGGGGATCGGGAAGAGCACGGCGGCCATGGACTTCGGGCGCGAGTTCTATCGTCAGCAGGTCCTTCTGCGCGGGGAGACGACGGCCGCCGGGCACCGCAGGGTTCCCCTCATCTATGTTGCCCTGAGTGGGAACACGCAGATCCGCGGCCTGAACGCGGCGATCTGCCGGTTCTACAAGCTGCCGGTGACCGGAGACGCCGACACCCTGGCGGAACGTGCGGTGGACGCGGTCCTGACCATGCGCACGTCTGCTTTCGTGATCGACGACATCCACTTCCTGGCAGCTGGGGTCTCGAACTCGGCCAGGATGGTCAACCAGCTGAAGTTCCTGTCAAACACTTTCCCGGTCACACTGATCTACGTCGGTGTCGGCGTGCGCGAGCGGGGGATCCTGAGCGAGGGGCAGTCGCTGAGGAAGTCCCTGCACGCGCAGTTCGGCCGCCGTACGACCCCGTTGACGCTTCTGCCGTTCCAGGTGGAGGACGAGCAGGGGCGGCAGGATTTCCGCACGGTCCTGCTGACGATCGAAAAGCAGCTGGTCCTGGCCGACAAGTACCCGGGCATGCTGGCCGACGACCTCGCGGACTACTTCTGGGCCCGCTCCAGCGGTCACTTCGCGTCGCTTATGGCGCTGATCAACCGGGGCTGCTACCGGGCGATCCGCACCGGCCGCGAATGCCTCGATGCGGAACTGATGGACCAGGTCGAGAACGACGCCGCAGCCGAGGAGGCCCGGCTGGACCTGCAGGCGGCAATTGAGGGCGGCCTGCTGTCCTGCAGGCCGCAGTCCGTGATCGGGAGGAAGTCCGCGTGA
- a CDS encoding serine/threonine dehydratase, protein MEQQLDAVALDAMPLDYAAVRAAAERIAGAVRPVAVIPAGGGISYALEHLQHTGSFKARGARNFLAAHRAAGTLPAAGVTIASGGNAGLACAWAARAESVPATVFLPATAPRVKVERLRGYGADVRLVGERYAEALDACREFAAASGALSSHAYDHPLIAAGAGTLLDEIRAALPGLDTVVVAVGGGGLFAGIATAAREHGVRVIAAEPENCRALNAALEAGRLVDVPVDSVAADSLGATRVSADALAAVQRENAQSVLVPDSAIVEARRALWEEHRIVVEAAAATALAALRVAPRPPGERVAVVLCGANTDPGDLGRAAS, encoded by the coding sequence ATGGAACAGCAGCTCGACGCAGTGGCGCTCGACGCGATGCCGCTCGACTACGCCGCCGTACGCGCGGCCGCCGAGCGGATCGCCGGAGCGGTACGGCCCGTCGCGGTGATACCTGCGGGCGGGGGGATCTCGTACGCCCTGGAGCACCTCCAGCACACCGGCTCCTTCAAGGCCCGCGGTGCCCGCAACTTCCTCGCCGCCCACCGCGCCGCCGGGACCCTCCCCGCCGCCGGGGTCACCATCGCCTCCGGTGGCAACGCCGGCCTCGCCTGCGCCTGGGCGGCCCGCGCCGAATCCGTGCCCGCCACCGTGTTCCTGCCGGCCACCGCCCCGCGCGTGAAGGTGGAGCGGCTGCGGGGCTACGGGGCCGACGTACGGCTCGTGGGCGAGCGGTACGCCGAAGCCCTCGACGCCTGCCGGGAGTTCGCCGCCGCGAGCGGGGCGCTGTCCAGCCACGCGTACGACCATCCGCTCATCGCGGCGGGCGCCGGAACCCTGCTCGACGAGATCCGCGCGGCCCTGCCCGGTCTGGACACGGTGGTGGTCGCGGTCGGCGGCGGCGGGCTGTTCGCCGGGATCGCCACCGCCGCGCGGGAACACGGCGTACGGGTGATCGCGGCCGAGCCGGAGAACTGCCGGGCCCTGAACGCGGCACTCGAAGCGGGCCGGCTCGTCGACGTCCCCGTCGACTCGGTGGCTGCGGACTCGCTCGGGGCCACCCGGGTCTCCGCCGACGCGCTGGCCGCCGTACAGCGGGAGAACGCGCAGTCCGTCCTGGTCCCGGACTCGGCGATCGTCGAAGCCCGGCGTGCGCTGTGGGAGGAGCACCGCATCGTGGTCGAGGCGGCCGCTGCCACCGCGCTGGCGGCGCTGCGAGTGGCTCCGCGGCCGCCGGGGGAGCGGGTCGCGGTGGTGCTGTGCGGCGCGAACACCGATCCGGGGGATCTGGGGCGCGCGGCTTCCTGA
- a CDS encoding carbohydrate ABC transporter permease, which produces MTPSAGTQTRGTGRPSDAAPDPAAPDPAATHDPVPAPASGEVRTRSQPGGPPDPGPKALRSSAKRAKQAKRAMEAETGLRHRKWWTPYLFLAPGLVMVTMFSLWPFVNTVILSFTDAQILRGGGFVGFDNYTRAFADSDFWVATGNSVLYLVVVVPCLVFLPLALAVLVQTKVPGIGFFRSAFYTPVIASAVVVGLIWQWVLRSDGLVNTLFQKLSIISEPIPFLTDSTMLLVSAMIVTVWKGLGYYMVFYLAALGNVSTSLYEAAALDGAGPVRRFFSITVPQVKPMMLLVGTLSAISALRVFTEIYILGGESGGPGGGARTLPFLIRQVGLGFSGETGYAAAISILLFLLTLVFSLLGRRLSKGEIS; this is translated from the coding sequence ATGACCCCATCCGCAGGGACGCAAACGCGCGGGACCGGCCGCCCGTCGGACGCCGCCCCCGACCCCGCCGCCCCCGATCCCGCCGCCACCCACGACCCCGTCCCCGCCCCCGCCTCCGGCGAGGTGCGGACCCGGTCGCAGCCGGGAGGGCCGCCGGACCCCGGACCGAAGGCCCTTCGCAGCAGCGCCAAGCGGGCGAAGCAGGCCAAGAGGGCCATGGAAGCCGAGACGGGACTGCGCCACCGCAAGTGGTGGACCCCGTACCTCTTCCTCGCCCCGGGCCTGGTGATGGTGACGATGTTCAGCCTCTGGCCGTTCGTCAACACCGTGATCCTGTCCTTCACCGACGCGCAGATCCTGCGCGGCGGCGGGTTCGTCGGCTTCGACAACTACACCCGCGCGTTCGCCGATTCCGACTTCTGGGTCGCCACCGGCAACAGCGTGCTGTACCTGGTGGTCGTCGTCCCGTGTCTCGTCTTCCTGCCGCTGGCCCTGGCGGTCCTCGTACAGACGAAGGTCCCCGGCATCGGCTTCTTCCGCTCGGCGTTCTACACCCCGGTCATCGCCTCGGCCGTGGTCGTCGGCCTCATCTGGCAGTGGGTGCTGCGCAGCGACGGCCTGGTCAACACGCTGTTCCAGAAGCTCAGCATCATCTCCGAGCCGATCCCGTTCCTGACCGACAGCACCATGCTGCTGGTCTCCGCGATGATCGTGACCGTGTGGAAGGGCCTCGGCTACTACATGGTCTTCTACCTGGCCGCCCTCGGGAACGTCTCCACCTCGCTCTACGAGGCTGCGGCGCTCGACGGAGCGGGCCCGGTCCGCCGCTTCTTCAGCATCACCGTCCCCCAGGTGAAACCGATGATGCTGCTGGTCGGCACCCTGTCCGCCATCTCCGCGCTCCGCGTCTTCACCGAGATCTACATCCTCGGCGGCGAGAGCGGCGGTCCCGGCGGCGGTGCCCGGACGCTGCCCTTTCTCATCCGGCAGGTCGGCCTCGGATTCTCCGGCGAGACCGGTTACGCGGCCGCCATCTCCATCCTGTTGTTCCTCCTGACGCTGGTCTTCAGCCTGCTGGGCCGCCGTCTCTCGAAGGGAGAGATAAGTTGA
- a CDS encoding TniQ family protein — MTRWTADHIPIRVPPIPGEGLDSWLEALARRLAVTATELLRFMGMPTARPRLMVRQLTAFENDVIVRRTGVDARTLTAMTLWPWNGSVVTIDPETRMMGRPPAWRHYGTDTRFCPTCLEEDHGRWQLTWRLPWSFACTRHGLLLLDRCPGCRYSPVVNRPNHTRPARPGTCLYGVGTGRAVRCGYELTRAPAVALPGGGAVLAAQREVDRVLLGAGRGTDSALARGQELYVLARHALRAVHTDLPTAPAAVHGVLAECGGTLPALAKRQEANDAHNVAIGTALAAIASQDHHPARDEVFTWLLASGRRQRGPKTNLTASAGQWSLAGPKVAARVLADMDPELGLMSRVRYGSATTTPAMPTLPRTQVQRRAAGTPAMLWPTWTMQLLPTDATRAGFLPGFRRTCASMLLLTGSNAYDFKTASALLGNNSVQTSNRKAFDAVMGGQDPTRLAAALASLARALDDHPTPIDYERRRATFSQSTIDFDIGAYAQLCRTQGLRVTPRQVHRLRHQLLHLLLGAHPGAASRAPSWYAEFHYQLPADTREFLHLQAAANLARHHIAEPVHWEPPTRWLDGAHWPGVTPREIDQERFAELMAAGRAASEAADLLGIGEDHLRLHTEATATTALRPDPPRSRHRTHIPRQGPLAPDRLRELYEEQGLTQREIAALAKCSATTIRAALDEANIPVRDGYPSLDIEGITTREWLENEYAHKLRNSPDIGRELGISARTVLTMIARLGIPRHPTSYYSSPFAHLDVVLSPAMRSVSLTKDCVQRLRRIVQLPGHRNVAAAARALGIDHGSLHNQLNRTERTVGFAVIKRASPLAPTERGSDFISEARNLLELLDTNTP; from the coding sequence GTGACGCGTTGGACTGCCGACCACATCCCTATCCGGGTACCTCCGATCCCGGGTGAGGGGCTCGACAGCTGGCTGGAGGCGCTCGCCCGGCGCCTGGCGGTCACTGCGACGGAGCTCCTGCGGTTCATGGGTATGCCTACCGCTCGCCCACGTCTGATGGTCCGCCAGCTGACGGCATTCGAGAACGATGTGATCGTCCGCAGGACCGGAGTCGATGCCCGGACCCTGACAGCCATGACGTTGTGGCCCTGGAACGGATCAGTGGTGACCATCGATCCGGAAACCCGCATGATGGGCAGGCCCCCGGCTTGGAGGCACTACGGCACCGACACCCGCTTCTGCCCTACCTGCCTGGAGGAAGACCACGGGCGCTGGCAGCTGACATGGAGGCTGCCTTGGTCCTTCGCCTGCACCCGCCACGGACTCCTCCTACTCGACCGGTGCCCTGGCTGCCGATACTCGCCGGTCGTCAACAGGCCCAACCACACCCGCCCGGCCCGACCCGGCACCTGCCTCTACGGCGTCGGCACAGGTAGGGCGGTGCGCTGCGGCTATGAGCTCACTCGGGCACCCGCCGTGGCCCTGCCCGGCGGTGGAGCCGTTCTTGCAGCTCAGCGCGAGGTCGATCGAGTGCTGCTGGGAGCCGGCCGGGGCACGGATTCGGCACTGGCACGCGGACAAGAACTCTACGTGCTTGCCCGACACGCACTTAGGGCCGTCCATACCGACCTACCGACGGCCCCGGCTGCCGTTCACGGAGTCCTGGCCGAGTGCGGCGGAACCCTGCCCGCCCTGGCCAAGCGGCAGGAAGCCAACGACGCCCACAACGTCGCGATCGGCACTGCCCTGGCCGCCATCGCCTCGCAGGACCACCATCCCGCTCGCGACGAGGTGTTCACCTGGCTGCTGGCATCCGGCCGACGCCAGCGGGGCCCCAAGACCAACCTGACCGCCAGCGCCGGACAGTGGTCGCTGGCCGGGCCGAAGGTGGCCGCCCGGGTGCTGGCCGACATGGACCCCGAGCTCGGGCTGATGAGCCGGGTCCGCTACGGCTCGGCAACGACCACACCGGCCATGCCCACGTTGCCCCGCACCCAAGTGCAGCGCCGTGCGGCCGGCACACCGGCCATGCTCTGGCCGACATGGACCATGCAACTACTGCCGACAGACGCCACCCGAGCCGGCTTCCTTCCGGGTTTCCGCAGAACCTGCGCCTCCATGCTGCTGCTGACAGGCTCGAACGCCTACGACTTCAAGACCGCCTCCGCGTTGCTGGGCAACAACAGCGTCCAGACCAGCAACCGGAAGGCCTTCGACGCCGTGATGGGGGGACAGGATCCGACGAGACTGGCCGCCGCGCTCGCCTCCTTGGCCCGCGCCCTGGACGATCACCCGACGCCGATCGATTACGAACGGCGCCGGGCGACGTTCTCCCAGAGCACGATCGACTTCGACATCGGCGCGTACGCCCAGCTTTGCCGCACGCAGGGCCTGCGGGTCACACCCCGGCAGGTCCACAGGCTCCGCCATCAGCTGCTGCACCTCCTGCTCGGCGCCCATCCGGGAGCCGCCTCGCGCGCTCCGAGCTGGTACGCCGAGTTCCACTACCAGCTCCCGGCGGACACCCGCGAGTTCCTCCACCTGCAAGCCGCTGCGAACCTCGCCCGGCACCACATCGCCGAACCAGTCCACTGGGAACCCCCTACACGCTGGCTCGACGGGGCACACTGGCCCGGTGTCACCCCCAGGGAGATCGACCAGGAGCGGTTCGCCGAACTGATGGCCGCCGGCCGGGCAGCGTCGGAGGCAGCCGACCTCCTCGGTATTGGCGAGGACCACCTGCGCCTCCACACCGAGGCCACCGCCACCACGGCCCTCCGTCCGGACCCGCCCCGCTCCCGCCACCGGACCCACATCCCGCGCCAGGGACCCCTGGCCCCGGATCGGCTGCGAGAACTCTACGAAGAGCAGGGCCTCACTCAGCGGGAGATCGCGGCCCTCGCCAAGTGCTCCGCCACCACGATCCGGGCCGCACTGGACGAGGCCAACATCCCAGTGCGCGACGGCTATCCGTCCCTGGACATCGAAGGCATCACCACCCGTGAGTGGCTGGAGAACGAATACGCACACAAGCTGAGGAATTCACCTGATATCGGACGCGAGCTTGGCATCTCTGCGCGGACAGTCCTGACGATGATCGCCAGACTCGGCATCCCGCGGCATCCCACTTCCTACTACTCCAGCCCATTCGCCCACCTCGACGTTGTCCTGTCGCCTGCGATGCGGTCCGTCAGCCTGACCAAAGACTGTGTCCAACGCCTTCGCCGCATCGTCCAACTACCCGGACACCGGAACGTCGCCGCGGCGGCGCGTGCTCTGGGCATCGATCACGGCAGTCTCCACAACCAACTCAACCGCACTGAGCGGACCGTGGGCTTTGCCGTGATCAAGCGAGCCAGTCCGCTCGCCCCCACGGAGAGAGGATCAGATTTCATCAGTGAGGCCAGGAATCTGCTCGAACTTCTCGACACAAACACCCCGTGA
- a CDS encoding putative quinol monooxygenase produces the protein MSQPIQLVILISTLPGRGREQVAAFERLAPVVRAEEGCLRYDMHQVSGDPDRFVLIERWSSKEALAAHDATPHMIEADAASPAFRAGPAEVIELAADSLA, from the coding sequence ATGTCGCAGCCCATACAACTCGTCATCCTGATCAGCACTCTTCCGGGCCGGGGCCGGGAACAAGTCGCCGCTTTCGAGCGGCTCGCGCCGGTCGTGCGGGCCGAAGAGGGGTGCCTGCGCTACGACATGCACCAGGTGAGCGGTGACCCCGACCGGTTCGTCCTCATCGAGCGGTGGTCCTCGAAGGAGGCGCTCGCCGCCCACGACGCCACCCCGCACATGATCGAGGCCGACGCGGCGAGCCCGGCCTTCCGCGCCGGCCCGGCCGAGGTCATCGAGCTCGCCGCCGACTCGCTGGCCTAG